The following are from one region of the Coffea eugenioides isolate CCC68of chromosome 2, Ceug_1.0, whole genome shotgun sequence genome:
- the LOC113754180 gene encoding MLO-like protein 13 translates to MANGEPRSLEYTPTWVVTVVCFIIVLISFGAERGLRKLGKFFKHKEQKSLFKALQEVKGELMLLGFISLLLTVFQGPISRICIPPHAANIMLPCKLKTEASSGGSEHLDIIKHGRRLLAEDVSLETCARQGKLPLLSLEALHQLHIFIFVLAVVHVIFCATIVLLGRAKIKQWKPWEDSIRSEMQKPHDRAYEIFVHRIFEERAGRQWEKSTVVSWMVSFFRQFHGSVTKSDYIVLREGFIRAHCPSVPHFDFHAYMLRTLEHDFKKIVRIRWYLWVFAMIFLLMDLAGWHSYFWLSFLPLVLLLLVGAKLEHIITELAKGAAEQRNGEAEAPPVTPSDELFWFHSPTLFLYLIHFILFQNSFGIAFLFWVWTTYGFKSCIMEELGFIIPRLTIG, encoded by the exons ATGGCCAACGGAGAGCCCCGGTCTTTGGAGTACACACCAACATGGGTTGTGACCGTCGTCTGCTTTATTATTGTTCTCATATCTTTCGGGGCTGAGCGTGGTCTTCGTAAACTCGGAAAG TTTTTCAAGCACAAGGAGCAAAAGTCATTGTTTAAGGCCTTACAGGAGGTCAAGGGAG AATTGATGCTTCTGGGGTTTATTTCCTTACTCTTGACGGTGTTTCAAGGTCCAATAAGCCGTATATGCATTCCTCCTCATGCTGCAAACATCATGCTCCCATGCAAGCTTAAAACTGAGGCTTCCTCTGGTGGTTCTGAGCATCTTGACATCATAAAACATGGGAGGAGGCTTTTGGCTGAAGATGTGAGCTTGGAAACTTGTGCACGTCAG GGAAAACTCCCACTGTTGTCACTGGAAGCATTGCATCAGCTGCACATTTTCATATTTGTGTTGGCTGTGGTTCATGTGATCTTCTGTGCTACCATCGTGCTCCTAGGAAGAGCAAAG ATAAAGCAGTGGAAACCCTGGGAGGATTCAATTAGAAGCGAGATGCAAAAACCACATGATAGAG CTTATGAAATTTTTGTCCACCGAATATTCGAGGAGAGGGCAGGGAGACAATGGGAAAAGTCTACTGTTGTGAGTTGGATG GTATCGTTCTTCAGACAGTTTCATGGCTCAGTTACCAAGTCAGACTACATTGTCTTGCGAGAAGGATTTATACGG GCTCATTGTCCCTCCGTGCCTCACTTCGATTTTCACGCTTACATGTTGCGGACCCTCGAACATGACTTCAAGAAAATAGTTCGCATAAG ATGGTACTTGTGGGTCTTTGCTATGATCTTTTTGTTGATGGATTTGGCAG GGTGGCACTCATACTTCTGGCTATCATTCTTGCCTTTAGTA CTATTACTTCTTGTGGGTGCTAAATTAGAGCACATAATTACTGAATTAGCTAAGGGGGCTGCAGAACAAAGGAATGGAGAAGCTGAAGCACCACCGGTGACTCCTTCTGATGAACTATTTTGGTTTCATAGCCCGACTCTTTTTCTATACTTGATTCACTTCATACTATTTCAAAATTCATTCGGgattgcttttcttttttgggtttgG ACCACATATGGGTTCAAATCATGCATTATGGAAGAATTGGGATTTATTATCCCAAGACTCACTATAGGGTAA